TGTTCAGCCACTGCAGCGTGGCCGGGGCTGGAGGCCACCGAGCAGCCAGCGCCGCAGGAGGGGCacagcgggcggggggggcagtgCCACAGAACCAGCACAGCACGGGCTGTCCCAGCGCGGGATGGCAGCGAGAGCAAATCCCAAGGGCTTTCCTCgaggtggggaaaaggaggcgtcagagctgcctggggcagggggagcactggggctgccccccccatGTAACGTGCTTGGTGCAGAGCAGTGCGGTGCCGGGGGACACCCGTGCACAGCTGCGCCGTGTCCCCACCCGGCACCGTGCGCCGGCCTGAGGGCAGCGCGTGGCCCCGCTGCTGCGGCCACTGCGCCAAGGAGGCACCCCGGGACCCCTGGGGTTTGTCCTGGCTGGGGATGGTGCTTGTCCGGCCTCAACCACTGAGTCCCGGAGCCggctctgctcctgctcaggtgctgcccagccctccctcttgcccacccccaagccccctgcagtgacCGTAGCATTGGAGCGCGCTCAGGGATCTTTTTTCATAGGCCTTGTCCCCCGTACCGCGGTCCCCGAGGGACACAGCCGAGCAACCTGTTGGCtgagtgaaaaagagaaaacacgGCTCCGCTGCGCGCACACGTCACAGGAAGCGGCGGCAGCCCACAGCCCCCACTCCGGCCTCACACCCCTCACCGGCAGCACTGTCGGGAGCAGCCCCGGCTCCAGGACCCAAAACCACCCAGCTGTAGAGCAGAGGGACGAGGGCGAACCAAGCGGGTCTTACCTTGCGCCGAGGGAGACGCACGGCACCAGAGGGACGCTCTGCAACCTGGTGCCCTGAGGACCCACCATGGGGGAGAAACACCAcacagggcagagcccagctggtGTCTGCCCGGCCCTGATGGCTCTTGCACAATGGTGACAGCAGCGAGGGGCAGGTAAGTGGGGTTTGTCCCCTCACTGAGGGCAGCAGCGGGTCTGGGGTGGGGAGCTCATCCTGTGGTGGGTCACACACAGCTTCAGCTCCATGGCCGAGGAACTGAAACAGGCAGAGGGGTGTCCCCATCGCCGCTGTGCTCCCCGTGGGGACCGGCAGCTTGCAGCATTGGGACAGGGTGCCCCATTCCCTGGGGGACACTGGGCTGGGGCGGGACGGCAGCACTGAGCACGGCCAGGGGCACAGGGCTATCTTGGGGATGTGGATGCCCCGTCCTGGGGAGGGACCCCAGCGGGGGCTGTGAGTCTCCCCAGCTGCCCTCGGGAACGCAGCAGGGAGGTGGTTTCCTCAAAgggctccccagggagctgctgccaggctcagccccagccctggccctgcctttCTCGGGAGCCACCGTGCTGGCATCACCCCCCAGCAACACCCTGCCCCACGACCCATGAGCCTGCACCCCGACACGGCCATGCCACGGGGCTCATGGCTCTGCAGGGGGCCGCCCCTGGGCCCATGGTGCTGCTGGTGTCAGGCCTGAGCCTCTCCTTCCAGTCAGCAGTGGCCACGGCCAAGGCCGGGTGCTGAAGCCGAGGGATGGGGAGCCTGCCCAGCCGGGAGAAGCCGCTCAGCATCCCGCCAGTGGTTGCCGACACCATGCAGCCCCCGCCGCCCACACAGACGGGTAAGTGCCTGGCAACTGCCAGCTTGCCCGGCCTCCCACCCCAGCTGGGAGCTCTGAGCCCCCtcaccttccccacagcccccagcagcttCCTGGCCGTGGCCCTCTGCGACTTCCCCTCTGGCACGGGGGCAGCCGCTGTCCTGAGGATGGGGGAGCAGCTCCGCGTCCTCTCCGAGTAAGTCCCCGCACGCAGCGGGCACTCCCGACCAGTGCGCAGCCCGCAGGGCCGTGACGGTGACACCCATCCTgggggtcccctccctgcccccagcagcctcAGCCCCTCAGGATGGCTTGTCCCTCttccctgcagggatggggagtgGTGGCTGGTGGCATCCGAGGCGTCTGGCAAGGAGTGCCACATCCCCAGCAGCTGCGTGGCCAAGGTCAGGCACAGGTAAATGCTGGGAAGGGTCCATCTCCGGGGACATGGCCCCACCACCGAGAGCCTAGCCAACCTCCAGGCCAACCCCCAGCCACCATGCTGGGACACTCtgccctcttcctctccctgggccATCGAGAAGCACTGGGACTCAGGGAGGTGGGGCGGCATCCTAGGGTGCCCCCAGGACAGGTGGTGCTGCACCCCGAGCTGTCCCCTCCATCACAGCCGGGGCAAGACGGGCCCTAGGTGTCCCTGCGCAGCCCCGAGAGGCTCTGCCAACACCCGCTGCCCGCACAGGTGGCTGTACGAGGGCGTCAGCCGGCAGAAGgcggaggagctgctgctccagccgGGCAACCGCAGTGGGTCCTTCCTGATACGGGAGAGCCAGACCAGGCGAGGTGAGAGCCCTCAGGCGCCGTCTGCTGCACCCCCTCCCGGCCATCCCCGCTGGGGTGCTGAGCGGGGCCGAGCCTCCATCGCACGCACCTGGTGGGGCCTGCCCTGGGTGGCTGTTTCCTGGCACCGCTGCTCCCCGCTGCGTGCTGAGCCTCTGCCACGGGGCCccgaatgaaaaaaacccaaaccaaccagcAGTAGGCTTCCTGCAGCTTTTGGTTAAAGCGGAGACGTGAAAAGGTTCAGCCTCTGAAGTGAAGGGCGGCCCCCCCTCACGATGAGGTGCCAAGGGGACCCCAGGAGGCCGCTGGGTGCCCCAGTGCCCGCGGCCGAGGCACCAGCGCAGTGTGCACGGCCCTGCGGCCTCCCGGGCACCAagcggggggcgcggggctgggggtcgcCTATCCCCGCACAGCACCCAAAAGCAGACGCTGGGGCACAGAGCCACAGCACGCGAGCCTGGGGGTGGGTAGGACACGATaggcagctccctgcagccaTCCCCCGACCTACCCCTGCCACAGTCCCGGGTCCGGAGGTGCTCAGGGCACGGGGCTGGCCCAGGGacgctcgcagccccatggggaggtgggtgctgccggCCAGCCCTGGGGGAGAGCATGGGGCAGCGGGGCTGAGTGCGTGGGTGCCCACGGCATCCCGgccccctgcccctcgccccggcAGGCTGCTACTCGCTGTCGGTGCGCCGCAGCGAGCGCGCCTCCTGGGACTCGGTGACACACTACCGCATCCACCGCCTGGAGAACGGCTGGCTCTACATCTCGCCCCGGCTCACCTTCCCCAGCCTGCACGACCTGGTGGACCACTACTCCGGTAACGCCCCAGCGGccccccgggctggggagggagggaggggggggcagaggtGGTGGCCAGGTTCAGGGGGATCCTGCTGACGCTGCTGGTTCCCTGCCCAGAGTTGGGAGAGGGGCTGTGCTGCCCCCTCGGGGAGCCCTGCTCCACGGAAGGGACGAAGGTGGCCCCAGTCCCCACCATGCCCGCTGTGGTGAAGAAGCCATCACTCAAGTGGGACAAGATCGACAGGTAGGGAGGGCTGGggctccccccaccgcccctgccAGACCCTCGGGGGTCTGGGGGCTGCCCGCTGACCATCCCCCGTCCGCCTTCCCGCAGCTCCCTCCTGTTCTCAGAGGCCACGTCCCCGCCGGAGGAGGACTCTCCCATCAGCCTGGGCCTGCGAGAAACCATCAGCTCCTACCTCCTCCTGACCGAGACAGCCGCCCCGGAGCTGGGCCCTGCCGGGAAGGGGGCAAAGAGCAGCTGAGGGCAGGCCCCTCCTTGTCCACAGCCCCACGGCAGACCCCCGGCCCTCATGAAGGCATTGGCCTGGGAGCCAGGCGCCCAGGGCCAGGGGCCTGGACATGGGACAGCTGAGACCAAGGTGGGGACGGTCAGACGATGCTGGAGGAAGGGGTGGCCCCAGGGCCTGTCCTCCCCAAAGCTGGGCGCTTTGGGACGTGACGTTTGAGCACCCCGTGTGGCGCCCGTGGGAGGAGACGGCAGAGGCTGTAGACAGCGCTCCCACagcagcgggggaaggggatgcaAACGCCCAACCAGCCACAGGCTGGCCCAGGTGGGGGAACAGCCCGACCCCGTCAGACCCCTCAAGCTGATGCACAGacttttttggggtggggtggccaCGCAGCAGGACAGGGCCTGGGCGCAGCAGCTGCAGACCCTTGTGCTCGCACCCACCCGTAACTCACCCCTCTGCTTGCGGGGACCAGCGGAGCAGCAGCTGTGAGGAAACCGGCCTCTTACTGCACCCGGAAGAGCCGATCTCTAAACCTTTTAACACACAGATTGTACTGGAGTTAAGGTCCATAAAACAGGCTCCTGCTGGACACGCCGCAGTAACCATTTCTGATATCTTAATTAAAGGGCGTCTCGTTCACTGTGGAGGGTTTGTGAATAAATCGTGAACTGCCAGCTGCAACCGCAGGGCGAGTTTCCACCCGCCGCAGCCTGAGGGGTTTTGCTTCTGCCACAGCCAtcgccccagccccggccccagctTTCCCCAACCTGGGCCGAGCCAAGGGCCACGGGGCAAGGTCTGGTCCTCGGCCAACTCGCTTAGGGCAAATAAACGAGCCCTAGaggtttaaaaatgtttaatgtcACAACTGCTGGTGTAGgagcaggggggaaggaaaaaggtcCATGCCAGGACTAGATGATCCAAAAAGGCAGGATGCAAATACTCACGTCCAAACCTAATCTAAGTTACACCTCTGGGCTAGAGGGGGccttaaaagcagcagaaacacctCAGACCAGCAGCACACCTGAGCCTTCACTTTCAACAGCCCCTTCTCAGCAAAGCAGAGCCTGGGGAAAGCGCCCAAAGCTTCCTCTGCAGCCAGAGCCAGCGTGGAAGCAGTTTCACCGCTTGGTGccatcccttccttcctttccttgcaCCCAGAGCCCggtgcagcaggacagccctCACCTCACATGCTCAAATCTACTCTTCGTTTTCATGTCTGATGAGCTCACTCTTGCAAACCCACCATCACACTCTCATTTCCTTCCACGCAGCAGCCCAGACCTTCACGCACCTGCTCAGCCGCCAGCCTCGAGCCCCGGTGTCTGCTGGGCACAGGACACGGGTTTATCCCTCAGCCTTGACCTTGTCCTGCAGCCAGCCGAGCCCACTGCCGCCACCCGGGGGGCAGCCCAGAGGGTTTTGCTTCCTTTAGTTTTGCCATGAACCCCCACTGTGAAGGAAGGGCAGCCCTTGGGCATCCTTCCTCCACCTCCAACCTGAAGCCAGGTTGCTGGATGCCTTTACACCACAGTGACGGTTCTACCTCGGACTGGAGGCAGCCACACTCAAGAAACTGCTTCTCCGATATTTGTATCCTGCTGACTGGGAAGATGGGAAATGATGGGAAATACCTGGCTGGAAAGCCTATTTGAATCCTTCCCCAGCACTGGCAGCCTCCaagccctcctccttcccagccccaccaTTGTTCCCTTTTCTGGGCACACTTCACTCATGCTGGGGAACATCTTCTGAGGCCCCCAGAGCAGCGGGGAGGTGGCATACTGGGCAGCGGAGGGCAAAAGCCAGATGCCAAACCAGGTTCTTTTAACAGTGGAAGAGGCAGAGGCCGGTCCCAACATCTCCCAGCAGTAGCTCTCTCCCCAGACAGGGGAGGGCAGCACGGGACTGGGATGCTGAAAGCTGCGAAGGGACAGAACAAGCCCCGAGGAGATCCACTGGTTCCAGAGCAGCAGAGGACCTGCTAGCTGCCTCAGCCCCCAAGGGTGGGTGGCCACGGAGACTCAGCAAGGACAGGGACTGTCCTCACCAGAGTTGCTCCAAGTGCCCAGGACACTCATGGGAATAGAAGCTTCTCAGATGCTCTCCGCCGTGTCAGGGGCACACCAAGCTTGCAGAGCTGCGGGCACTTCAGCCAGATCAGCCGTACTGTGGAGAGCACTGACCTCCTCCGACAGCTTTGTCACTGACCTCCTCTGAGGTGACACGTACTTAGTGACATCCAGATGTGCAACCTTGCCATACAAGCCTATGCTCTGCCACCTGAAACCAGAGTGCGTGTGCATCTCTTTCACAAGAGCATTCTTTCACCAGCATTTGCAGGGAGCAAAGGGACTCCTCTGGGGGAGCTGCAAAGTAGCCAAAGTATCTCCAGTAGCTTTGGAGCGCTGTTCAGAGGATGCAGCCGTTTCTGGAGCCTAGATTCAGTGTGGCATTGAGCAATCCATTACTCCACTTGTCACGAGGGTACGAAAACCCACCACTTCATGAGCAGGTCCTTCCCTTGGTGACTCTTGCAACAGCGTATGTACTCAACCTGCATAAAGCCACCAGTCTGAAAGCTCAGGAGGTGCACAcaactcctctcctcctcctgagcCCAACGCACCCAACATCCCTAAACAATGGGAAACGGGGCCCACGCCATCCTTGACAACTTAGTGTGCAGTGTTAAACCAGGACTGTGGCATCATTCAGCCTTTACTGACCGAACACCTCGACGGCACACAAGCACCACCCGCAGAAACACCCTGCAGGCAGAACACGACAAGTTCCAGCTTCTTTGTTGGTTTGGTCTGTTTTGCTGTCTGCAAACAGGAGAAAACCAcggtattttctgtttttaactaCCTGCCTATTTGAACACGGACATTTCCGGTTAGCtgtactgggtttttttccccccttcgcAAGAGAGTTGCTACACAAACACAGAAGGATTAGTACGAAGATATTAGATACTCTTCAAAATAACCGTAATAGCTTGAGGTGCTCCACGTCGCCACTGGAAAAGCCAACCCAAGGATCAGTCGTGGACGCTTTTGCAATGTGATGAAACACCAGGGCTGCAGCGGCAGCAATGGTACTCTAGCACCATGATGAGCACGAACAAGATCCATGGTCTGGACGATGATCAACAGCAGATCATGCAATTAGAAGAGGTGATGTTCTGGACAAATACCAGCAAGAATATTCAAATGGTTGTGTCAGATTTCTTAGGCTGAGGAACTCCAAGGTGAATCTATCCATATGAAGGCTCACAGATGGCTTCGCAACTCCTTCCCGATGTGAGCCTGCCCCTACAAGTCTTAAGATCAAGCAGgtcaaaaaccaaacaaacagaaaacctacAACAAATacctaaaaaaacaaaccccaaaccaaacccaggaGACACATTCCCAGAAACACGGCTAGCCACAGCACCCATTTCatcaaattatttcaaattcGGATCACATCTTCAAAACCTGATGTTGACATTTAAGTGATCAGTAGAGACCTACACGATCCGATCAAACCATGAAACACATGCCCGTGCCTGCCCTCAGTTTCTCCAGGCTTCACAAGCTGGGATCTAGCAGAGCGATGCGCCCTCTAGCCTTAAAATCTAGGAGTTTTACAGGAATCTTGTTTTGAAATTAGGAAAGGACAAAGGAATAAacttgttttcctcctgctgggGAAACTAGAGGGGAAGAGATGGAACCAGAAATGCAGCTGGAGGTGCATCAATGCCTGCCCCTGCCTTCAGGCCCACCCTGTACCAGGTAGACTTTCTCTCCAACGCTTCCcagcttctccccttcccacGCCTACGCATTTTCCGTATGGATTGTTTAAATACATCTAAAGCTCCTTCCTTGGCATTAACGCTGAAGCAGCACTCCCTCACACCGCAAACACGCAGCGGCTACAGcaaggttgctgctgctgcccagccgtACGACAGCAGCTCGCAGAACGTCACACGCGCAGCTCCAGCGCCTTGCTCCCTTCCGGCTCAGCCCTCCCAAACCTACTTGAGCATCAACTGCTAGCCCGCTGCTGCACGGGCACAACACATTTCCACCTGAAAATTGTATAGAAATGAcgtatttttcctctctgcagtttGCACTGTACGGCTGACAGCACTTGTCCCAATTCATCTCTCTTGGGGACTGTGCAGGGAAGCTACGCCTTcaggtgtctctgcagccctggaaCGAGCATCCTGGCTTCACGCTCCTCTCCCAGCGCAGAATTCTCATACGCACGCCTCCTGTCAAACGACAGTACCTGCATTTCGATGCTAcgtgaagaaaaaaagcccagaattATTTTACCGAAGAATCATTAATTGAAACAGACTTTACTAAGACTTAACCAACAAAAACCTATTTATTTATTCCAAACACCAAGATACAGAAGTTTTCAAGTTTTGCAAATATTGCTCCAAAGCAAAATTCTATATACAGCGCCCTCGGTTCTAATAGTGCATAAACAAAGACAAATATGTATCCACAGTGCAATGTATGCTCATTTCATCAAGGCTCCACGTTGCATTCACTTACCAGtgattcaaagaaacaaaaaaagtgacCTGCCAGACCGAACAGTTGGTCCGCACTAAGAAATAACAATGTGGAAACTTGCaaaaacagggacaaaaatgAATCCAGGCAGAGCACAATAAAGAATCTTTCCCGAACACGAGAAATGCTactctattttaaataaatatcttCAGTCTTTATCTGCAAGGGCCTCCCTAGCTctactaaaaggaaaacaagtctcCAGTATTTTGTCATTTGATCCACCCATCAGAACCACCTTTTCTTCCAAATCTGAAGTACTGCCCTGAGCAAAAACAAACTGGCAAAGTAAAAaggtacaaacacacacacaaaaggcaaTTGCTTGGGAAGAGGACATTCCACTCAGGAGTGAAGAGTCTGCTCAGGGACTGAACTGCTTTCACACCCTCAAACCGTAAGCACAGCTGCCTGGTTAACACCGCAGCGATGCTCCCCGAGAGACGCCTGGTCGGAGTGCTTGCTTTACAGATTTCAACCGAGGAACGCCCTTCTGGTCGATGTCAACTGAAACCACCCAAAAACCTTCCGAGTCGGCTGGGGCGCTCCTTCTGACGCTGCGCTGCTTGTCTGGTTactgctgcctgctctggagTTACTAGACAGTATACATGAATTCAGGTGCCACTAACAGGAATGAGACAAGGTATAAGCATTGGTCTCATTTTCAGAGAGCAAAGTGATTCTTAAATATCATGTAAGCTTTATTCCGATcatgttacagaaaaataagtttatttttctgctgtacatACGTTGTATTCACTATACGCCAACTAGTACTATAAAACTGGGAGACAAATTATTCCCTGAAGTGAGTCTTGGCACAACAGCCTTAGTTACTACTCAGAATAgctcaattattttgttttctgaaggaaataaaacactCACTGTGTAGATACCGTTAACTCCTACAATAACGTTGGATATTTCAAGTTTACATTATTCTTTGCAGTATACAAATGCGAGAGATTCATATCCAAAATCAGTAATTTGTACAGCTACGGGCCTTTCAATTACAACTGTGCGTAAACTTTACCCTTTGGTGGTACCATCAACACGCAGTAAAGCCAGGGTAACAAATTCAACTTGTAAAGGACACCCTCTCACTGCAACAACAGCCTACCATTTTCCACTGTGAGCTTAACTCAGCAACGTTCGGGAAAGAAAATAGTCACAACCATTATTTATGGAGCTATGATCTGCAGCTGAAAGACTTTTAACGTCTCAAATACTTACAATACACCAACATTTCAAAAGGTACTGTATAACGTGACTTTAACATAAGCAGCATTTTCACCTTGCTCTCACAAAgtaatacaaaccaaaaaaattaaatcttaaggTATAAAAAGGGACTCTGTGAACATACACCGTTTAAGATAACAACCCACTCACTGTCTGCGAGGACAGTACCTCATGCATAGATCTTGAGGctttatttacacaaatataaaataaactgaTTCCCAAAACCACACATTCAGAGTAAGTCTTTACAATAAACACGTTCAGAGTATTGAAAAAAGTCTACATTTCAAAATATAACCGGAATGGCAGTTATTAACAAATGGGTAGAAAACTACGTAACGTCCATTACAGACCTCGCTGAAGTCCGGAACTCCGAGCGCAGTCTCCCGGCGGCAGTATTTCATACTGCCCCAACAAGGGTGTCCCACCAGCACTGCTTCAGGAGGCACAGCGTGGCCGTGTTTAAGAGCTCAAGAACACACATAAACACGCCGTCAACGGGTTTCCCCAGTACCAAGTCGTGTGATAGCGACAGGATAAATATGGAAAACAATCATTTATTCTGAAAGTAAGTGCAATCCACCTGTGACCTTCTGCTACATTATTTAACGTAAGAAAAGTGGGGTTTAGGCCACTGTTACTTGCAAACCTCCACCTAACACTTTATAGTTAAGAGCTGGACATTCATACTTACTAAGCCTGAAAACTGTTACAACATTTCCTAATGATTAAATACTGTGTGCTATTATGCATAAACCAGAAGGAATAGAACATGACATGTCACTTAAACTATGCAAAGTTATTTACAACTTCCGTCAACTAAACATTTTTGGCTCTTAGAACTCTGTTCTTCAGTGGCACAATTTTTAGTCAATTTAATTACGAAACAGTCTATTATTTCAATGAGCAACTTGTAAGGAGTGAAAATTTAAGTGTAATTCATCAACCAACACGCGAGCTCTGAAGACAACAGTATGACCTCTTCCGTATCGTTTCAATTGCCTAATAAACTCAAAATTATGAGGAGATAAAATAACCTTCTTGCTGTTCTTTGAACAGCACTTCTTCACAAATCCCTGAAGTCAATCTGCATCACATGCAACCAGCAtgctaatttcatttaaatacacAGAGCTGTTCACATCAGATGCTCCAACTTCACACTCAGTGAGTCTCCGACACGTTCTAGTCTCATGTTGAGCAGCAAAGCGCTATCTGTTGCACTTTGCCTAGGTCCGTTATAAGCTGCTTTATACAATGTTTGAGTTGTGGGAGTCGAGCTAGTGGTTCTGGCGGTTCCAGCTCTCCTGTATAATCCAGCCAACTCtccaaaactgcagagaaaaaacaaatctgtcACTATTCCAGTTCTCAACAAATTGATAACTTTAAGTCACAAGATGGGAATTCTTTAAATCTTTTGGGAATCTTGAGAGCGCGGTgggcaatgtttttaaacacacAGCATTTGAGAAATCAGAAAACCGGGCTCCTCACACCAGTCTTTGCAAATAGCTTTTGATACATGACAAAATTAttcggggcgggggtggggggagcaggggggaaggagaagagaaaaaagcaagcaggtgTTCCTAGcagaaagcaaggaaggaaaattCGGGGCTAGATATTGTGAAGATCCTAAAAGGGTAGGACTACGCTAATGGAAGAAGTCTGCCATCAATACAGGATACAATTGGCCaagagagaatcacagaatggttcgggttggaaaggaccttaaagatcatctagttccaacccccctgccctgggcagggacacctcccaccagagcaGGATCGAATCCTGAAGAGAAGAACAGAAGATAGATTCCCCATGGGAGAACTAGGTAACAGAAAACGGGGATGTAATCCAAAAGCACAGGCAGCAGACTAGCGCACAAACAAAGTGAATTCCTGTTCTAAAGCTTCTCAGCGGGAAACAAGAACCAGAAATACTACTGACCAAAAGACAACTCGGGCGACAATGTAATATGACCACAAGAAAGGTGGTCAGACTGACCTGTGATCAGTTCATGGGACAGGACAGTACTGCCGAAGGAGACTGAAGCCCTGAAGACAGAACACATGTgccaagagaagcagcagtggcCATTGCCACTAACGAGATCAACAGGCTAGTTCAGCCTAAGGGCCATATCTGCCGAGGAACTGGTGGGCACTACCCAAGTATGACACATCCAGCCTTGAAATACGAGTTACTGATGAGAGCAGCAATGCTCTGAGCAGCCCTCCAGCTCAACAGCAGATAGAAGCCGCCTGACCTTTGTGAACCAGAGCTTCTCCGTTTATGAAACAGGCATTATGATTACAGGCCTCATTGACCTTCATTACCTGAATTATGCCTTCATTTGTTCAATCTTTCGGTACCTTACTGAACTACAAAGAGAGGAGTTTTACTTTGGCAAAGGTTAGATTCCCAATACCCTTGCGTTGTAACCACTACACAACCAAATGGTCAGGCTTAAAAGATATTAAGGAAAAGAACTATCCTGGATTGTTCAAAGAAACACATAAAGGGTTTAGAAATTTTctattactaggaaaaaaaaattcaaggagaCACTTAAGTAAAGAATTtggaagagacaggaaaagacaAGAGCCTTGTGCACCAAAGAGGCCTCCTAGCATAGGCTAacacagacagcaaagccctgaAGAACAGGGAAGTTCAGGTACACAGAAGAGCtatgaaaaaaatgacaaaaaacctgaaagcaaaaagaaatggaagatatTCCActacatcatcatcatctgatGCAAGTATTTAGGTGTGTTCTCACTGGAACTTTTTCTATAGAATTCCGTTCAGTTTTAAtttgatctttgttttaaaatccaCTCCCCCCAAGCCCAGCAGCATGTCTGTACACGCAGTACTTCTGACAAAGCAACGATTGTCTCTTTGTAGGTCTGCAGAAGTAAAATCCAAGTTAACATGTTTTGAACAGGTAATTCAGTTAAATACAGTTAGCTTTTGAAATCGAATAATGTTACCTACCATCTAGCTCCTTCTCAATGAAATCCATTCTGTGTATGACTTCATCTTGCAGAGATTCCACATGAGCTAAAAGATTCAGCTGCCACTGTAGCTGCGAGTTCACAActccttctttgtctttttccagCAATTTCATTTCAATAGCTTCCTCTGGAGAGACTTTCTTAGAGACGGACTCTCTTACCTAGCAGAAATACACGCATTAATATTTGTAACAGTGAAACAGAACTGGAGAGCCAGACTGTCTGGCTCCTTACAGTTACCCAAGCTAATTGCTCAACTAATCTTAGGTTAGCGGAGGAtagagagacacagagaagagCTCATACACAAATATCAAGCAGTTTGGGCAAGAGGATCTAAATACAGACGTGCTTTTATAGGTATTTTGCCAA
The genomic region above belongs to Larus michahellis chromosome 12, bLarMic1.1, whole genome shotgun sequence and contains:
- the SLA2 gene encoding src-like-adapter 2 isoform X5, which codes for MGSLPSREKPLSIPPVVADTMQPPPPTQTAPSSFLAVALCDFPSGTGAAAVLRMGEQLRVLSEDGEWWLVASEASGKECHIPSSCVAKVRHRWLYEGVSRQKAEELLLQPGNRSGSFLIRESQTRRGCYSLSVRRSERASWDSVTHYRIHRLENGWLYISPRLTFPSLHDLVDHYSELGEGLCCPLGEPCSTEGTKVAPVPTMPAVVKKPSLKWDKIDSSLLFSEATSPPEEDSPISLGLRETISSYLLLTETAAPELGPAGKGAKSS
- the SLA2 gene encoding src-like-adapter 2 isoform X1; this encodes MGSLPSREKPLSIPPVVADTMQPPPPTQTGKCLATASLPGLPPQLGALSPLTFPTAPSSFLAVALCDFPSGTGAAAVLRMGEQLRVLSEDGEWWLVASEASGKECHIPSSCVAKVRHRLLLAVGAPQRARLLGLGDTLPHPPPGERLALHLAPAHLPQPARPGGPLLRVGRGAVLPPRGALLHGRDEGGPSPHHARCGEEAITQVGQDRQLPPVLRGHVPAGGGLSHQPGPARNHQLLPPPDRDSRPGAGPCREGGKEQLRAGPSLSTAPRQTPGPHEGIGLGARRPGPGAWTWDS
- the SLA2 gene encoding src-like-adapter 2 isoform X2, with translation MGSLPSREKPLSIPPVVADTMQPPPPTQTGKCLATASLPGLPPQLGALSPLTFPTAPSSFLAVALCDFPSGTGAAAVLRMGEQLRVLSEDGEWWLVASEASGKECHIPSSCVAKVRHRWLYEGVSRQKAEELLLQPGNRSGSFLIRESQTRRGCYSLSVRRSERASWDSVTHYRIHRLENGWLYISPRLTFPSLHDLVDHYSELGEGLCCPLGEPCSTEGTKVAPVPTMPAVVKKPSLKWDKIDSSLLFSEATSPPEEDSPISLGLRETISSYLLLTETAAPELGPAGKGAKSS
- the SLA2 gene encoding src-like-adapter 2 isoform X4, producing MGSLPSREKPLSIPPVVADTMQPPPPTQTAPSSFLAVALCDFPSGTGAAAVLRMGEQLRVLSEDGEWWLVASEASGKECHIPSSCVAKVRHRLLLAVGAPQRARLLGLGDTLPHPPPGERLALHLAPAHLPQPARPGGPLLRVGRGAVLPPRGALLHGRDEGGPSPHHARCGEEAITQVGQDRQLPPVLRGHVPAGGGLSHQPGPARNHQLLPPPDRDSRPGAGPCREGGKEQLRAGPSLSTAPRQTPGPHEGIGLGARRPGPGAWTWDS
- the SLA2 gene encoding src-like-adapter 2 isoform X3, with amino-acid sequence MVTAARGSPQQLPGRGPLRLPLWHGGSRCPEDGGAAPRPLRGWGVVAGGIRGVWQGVPHPQQLRGQGQAQVAVRGRQPAEGGGAAAPAGQPQWVLPDTGEPDQARLLLAVGAPQRARLLGLGDTLPHPPPGERLALHLAPAHLPQPARPGGPLLRVGRGAVLPPRGALLHGRDEGGPSPHHARCGEEAITQVGQDRQLPPVLRGHVPAGGGLSHQPGPARNHQLLPPPDRDSRPGAGPCREGGKEQLRAGPSLSTAPRQTPGPHEGIGLGARRPGPGAWTWDS